In Populus nigra chromosome 1, ddPopNigr1.1, whole genome shotgun sequence, one genomic interval encodes:
- the LOC133693924 gene encoding uncharacterized protein LOC133693924, with protein MSIFAGNLASKVSLCLQSRVSVIPWVKRNNAILCLKGREFNSSSVPVRYTPKRSSKSDEIENSLPMKGDKKRVFGKNLDGVSGNFGLNDKAKGRMGSEKRVFENPLPVKGSEKRVFDKNLDGVRGNFRLNEKMKNQNQICNESLSFDDAWQVKQNALEVTAFSQLGEKINHESEPRSHELMGEPEEDVEESVMQQEKDISNQSMTVHKIMQDAEKVAVGLLARRAYTAVELRKKLHGKRFPPDIVEAVIGDFKSRGLVNDGLYAETYSRSRWSSSSWGPRRIKKALSNKGVSEADTDKALKLVFEDGDSEEQESKVGMSKISMDQLLIQASKQWLRGQDVPKDTRKSRLIRWLQYRGFNWDVVNFVLKKLESQHIS; from the exons ATGTCAATTTTCGCGGGAAATCTAGCCTCCAAAGTCTCATTATGTCTTCAATCTCGCGTCTCCGTCATTCCCTG GGTAAAGAGAAACAATGCTATACTGTGTTTAAAAGGAAGGGAGTTTAACAGTTCATCGGTTCCGGTTAGATACACTCCTAAGAGATCTTCAAAGAGTGATGAGATAGAGAATTCTTTGCCTATGAAAGGTGATAAAAAGAGGGTATTTGGTAAAAATTTGGATGGTGTAAGTGGAAATTTTGGTTTGAATGACAAGGCAAAAGGTCGAATGGGTTCTGAGAAGAGAGTATTTGAGAATCCTTTGCCTGTGAAGGGTTCTGAGAAGAGGGTATTTGATAAAAACTTGGATGGAGTAAGGGGAAATTTTAGATTGAATGAGaagatgaaaaatcaaaatcaaatatgcAATGAGAGCCTGTCGTTTGATGATGCTTGGCAAG TCAAGCAAAATGCTTTAGAGGTAACAGCATTTTCACAGTTAggagaaaaaatcaatcatgaatCGGAACCCAGAAGTCATGAACTCATGGGGGAGCCTGAAGAGGATGTTGAAGAGAGTGTAATGcaacaagaaaaggatatttCTAATCAGAGCATGACAGTGCATAAAATTATGCAAGATGCTGAAAAGGTGGCTGTTGGTTTACTTGCAAGAAG AGCATATACAGCAGTTGAACTGAGAAAGAAATTGCATGGAAAAAGATTTCCTCCTGATATTGTGGAGGCAGTGATTGGTGATTTCAAGAGCAG aGGGCTGGTCAACGATGGCTTGTACGCAGAAACATATTCTCGATCTAGATGGTCTTCCTCAAGCTGGGGACCTAGGCGGATCAAGAAA GCGTTGTCCAACAAAGGAGTGAGTGAAGCTGATACAGACAAGGCACTAAAACTGGTTTTTGAGGATGGTGACTCCGAAGAACAAGAATCAAAAGTGGGCATGTCAAAGATTTCTATGGATCAGCTATTGATTCAGGCTTCAAAACAATGGCTTCGAGGTCAGGATGTTCCCAAAGATACACGAAAATCAAGACTTATTCGGTGGCTTCAGTATCGTGGTTTCAACTGGGATGTTGTTAATTTTGTATTGAAGAAGCTAGAATCACAGCATATCTCCTAG
- the LOC133669531 gene encoding LRR receptor-like serine/threonine-protein kinase RGI3 has product MPAPLRNLLLSPNIFSFTLLLSINSLLLRSCYSIDEQGQALLAWKNSLNTSTDVLNSWNSLDSSPCKWFGVHCNSNGNIIEINLKAVNLQGPLPSNFQPLKSLKSLILSSTNLTGAIPKAFGDYLELTLIDLSDNSLSGEIPEEICRLRKLQNLSLNTNFLEGAIPSDIGNLSSLVHLTLFDNQLSGEIPQSIGALSRLQIFRAGGNKNLKGELPQEIGNCTNLVVLGLAETSISGSLPSSIGKLKRIQTVAIYTALLSGSIPEEIGDCSELQNLYLYQNSISGPIPRRIGKLSKLQSLLLWQNSIVGAIPDELGRCTELTVIDLSENLLTGSIPRSFGNLLKLEELQLSVNQLTGTIPVEITNCTALSHLEVDNNEISGEIPAGIGGLKSLTLFFAWQNNLTGNIPESLSDCENLQALDLSYNSLFGSIPKQIFGLQNLSKLLILSNDLSGFIPPDIGNCTNLYRLRLNGNRLGGTIPSEIGNLKILNFVDMSNNLLVGGIPLSISGCQNLEFLDLHSNGITGSVPDTLPKSLQYVDVSDNRLTGSLTHRIGSLTELTKLNLAKNQLSGGIPAEILSCSKLQLLNLGDNGFSGEIPKELGQIPALEISLNLSCNQFSGKIPSQFSDLSKLGVLDISHNKLEGSLDVLANLQNLVFLNVSFNDFSGELPNTPFFRKLPLSDLASNQGLYIAGGVVTPGVHLGPGAHTRSAMKLLMSVLLSASAVLILLAIYMLVRARIGSHGLMEDDTWEMTLYQKLEFSVDDIVKNLTSANVIGTGSSGVVYRVILPNGEMIAVKKMWSSEESGAFNSEIQTLGSIRHRNIVRLLGWCSNKNLKLLFYDYLPHGSLSSLLHGAGKGGAEWEARYDVLLGVAHALAYLHHDCLPPILHGDVKAMNVLLGPGYEPYLADFGLARVVNNNSDDEFCKPTQRPQLAGSYGYMAPEHASMQRITEKSDVYSFGVVLLEVLTGRHPLDPTLPGGAHLVQWVREHLASKKDPADILDSKLIGRADPTMHEMLQTLAVSFLCISTRVDDRPMMKDVVAMLKEIRHVDTVRAEPDLSKGVNLTAVRSSPPARIVVSQGSSNCSFDFSDDSIKY; this is encoded by the exons ATGCCTGCACCTCTAAGGAATCTCTTACTTTCTCCCAATATCTTCTCCTTCACCTTACTTCTGTCCATAAACTCTCTTCTCTTGCGTTCTTGCTACTCCATTGACGAGCAAGGCCAAGCTCTTTTAGCATGGAAGAACAGTTTAAACACCTCCACAGATGTACTAAATTCTTGGAACTCTTTAGACTCAAGTCCATGCAAATGGTTTGGGGTCCATTGCAACTCAAATGGCAACATTATAGAGATAAACTTGAAAGCAGTAAATTTGCAAGGCCCACTGCCTTCAAATTTCCAGCCTCTCAAGTCCTTGAAGAGCCTTATCCTTTCATCAACCAATCTTACCGGTGCAATACCAAAAGCGTTCGGAGATTATCTTGAGCTTACTCTCATTGATCTTAGTGATAATTCTCTCTCGGGTGAAATCCCAGAGGAAATATGTAGACTAAGGAAGTTGCAAAATTTGTCTCTCAACACAAATTTTCTTGAAGGTGCCATTCCTTCTGATATTGGAAACCTCTCAAGTCTAGTGCATCTGACTCTTTTCGACAATCAACTCAGTGGCGAAATTCCGCAGAGCATTGGAGCATTAAGCAGATTACAGATTTTTAGAGCAGGTGGGAATAAAAATCTGAAGGGTGAGCTGCCTCAGGAGATTGGAAACTGCACCAACTTGGTTGTTTTAGGGCTCGCTGAAACCAGCATTTCTGGGAGTCTTCCTTCATCAATTGGGAAGCTGAAAAGGATTCAAACAGTAGCCATTTACACAGCACTCTTGTCAGGTTCTATCCCAGAAGAGATTGGAGATTGCAGTGAGTTGCAGAACCTGTATCTGTATCAGAATTCTATTTCCGGTCCAATCCCGAGGCGAATTGGGAAACTCAGCAAGCTTCAGAGTTTGCTCTTGTGGCAGAACAGCATAGTAGGGGCTATCCCAGATGAGCTTGGACGTTGCACAGAGCTTACAGTCATTGATTTATCCGAGAATCTTCTAACAGGAAGCATACCGAGAAGCTTTGGAAACCTTTTGAAGCTTGAAGAGCTTCAGCTGAGTGTTAATCAGTTAACAGGTACCATACCTGTTGAAATCACCAATTGTACTGCTCTCAGTCATTTAGAAGTAGACAACAATGAAATCTCCGGTGAGATTCCTGCTGGTATCGGCGGCCTAAAGAGCCTGACTCTATTCTTTGCCTGGCAGAACAATCTAACAGGCAATATCCCAGAGTCTCTTTCAGATTGCGAGAATCTTCAGGCTCTTGATCTATCATATAACAGTCTTTTTGGCTCAATACCAAAGCAGATTTTTGGATTGCAGAATCTCAGCAAGTTACTGATACTTTCCAATGATTTATCTGGCTTTATACCACCTGATATAGGGAACTGCACCAACTTGTATAGGTTGAGGCTGAATGGCAACAGGTTAGGTGGTACTATTCCATCGGAGATCGGAAATTTGAAGATTTTGAATTTCGTTGATATGAGTAACAATCTTCTTGTTGGAGGAATCCCTCTATCAATATCTGGATGTCAAAACCTCGAGTTTCTTGATCTCCATTCAAATGGGATCACTGGTTCTGTACCTGATACTCTGCCTAAGAGCCTACAGTATGTGGATGTCTCAGACAATAGGCTTACAGGTTCACTGACTCATCGCATTGGGTCATTGACTGAATTAACCAAGCTTAATTTGGCGAAGAATCAACTTTCAGGTGGAATTCCAGCAGAGATATTGTCATGCAGTAAGCTACAATTGCTTAACCTTGGAGACAATGGTTTCTCTGGAGAAATCCCAAAGGAACTTGGTCAGATCCCAGCCCTGGAAATCTCTCTCAATCTTAGCTGCAACCAGTTTTCCGGCAAGATCCCATCCCAATTCTCTGATCTGAGCAAGTTGGGAGTACTTGACATCTCTCACAACAAGCTTGAAGGAAGCTTAGATGTTCTTGCAAATCTCCAAAACCTTGTTTTCCTTAATGTCTCCTTCAATGATTTCTCCGGTGAATTGCCTAACACCCCATTTTTTCGAAAGCTTCCGCTTAGTGACCTTGCTTCAAATCAAGGTCTCTACATTGCTGGAGGTGTAGTAACACCAGGAGTCCACTTGGGACCTGGAGCACACACTAGATCAGCAATGAAACTATTGATGTCTGTTCTTCTCAGTGCCAGTGCAGTTCTAATACTACTAGCTATCTACATGCTAGTTCGTGCTCGCATTGGTAGTCATGGGCTGATGGAAGATGATACTTGGGAAATGACTTTGTATCAGAAGCTTGAATTCTCCGTTGACGACATAGTAAAAAATCTAACGTCAGCTAATGTCATAGGCACTGGCAGCTCTGGAGTTGTGTACAGGGTGATTCTTCCCAACGGGGAGATGATAGCAGTAAAGAAGATGTGGTCATCAGAAGAGTCTGGTGCTTTCAATTCTGAAATTCAGACTCTCGGTTCAATCAGACACCGAAACATTGTCCGGCTTCTAGGCTGGTGTTCAAACAAGAATTTGAAGTTGCTTTTCTATGATTATCTCCCACATGGAAGCTTGAGTTCACTCCTTCATGGTGCTGGCAAGGGAGGAGCAGAATGGGAAGCTAGATATGATGTTTTATTAGGTGTGGCACATGCACTTGCATACCTGCACCATGACTGTCTCCCACCAATTCTACATGGGGATGTTAAAGCCATGAATGTTCTGTTAGGACCAGGCTATGAACCTTACCTAGCTGACTTTGGCCTAGCAAGAGTGGTGAATAACAATTCTGATGATGAGTTTTGCAAGCCAACTCAAAGACCTCAACTTGCTGGTTCTTATGGATATATGGCTCCAG AGCATGCATCGATGCAGCGTATTACCGAGAAAAGTGATGTGTACAGTTTTGGCGTGGTGCTTCTAGAGGTTTTAACAGGGAGGCATCCATTAGACCCAACTTTGCCTGGTGGTGCACATTTGGTTCAGTGGGTTAGGGAACATTTAGCTAGCAAAAAAGATCCAGCTGACATTCTTGATTCAAAGCTTATAGGGAGAGCTGACCCTACAATGCATGAAATGCTCCAAACATTAGCAGTTTCATTCCTGTGCATCAGCACTCGAGTTGATGATCGTCCAATGATGAAGGATGTTGTTGCAATGTTAAAGGAGATTCGGCACGTCGATACCGTAAGGGCAGAACCTGACCTGTCCAAGGGGGTTAATCTGACAGCCGTTCGCTCGTCACCTCCTGCTAGGATTGTCGTTTCACAAGGATCTTCAAACTGTTCCTTTGACTTCTCAGATGATTCgatcaaatattga
- the LOC133674560 gene encoding uncharacterized protein LOC133674560 has product MFAHLPGAEPTNYLKPSSTEKETEEQTTNKSPQISVTYIYTVEVAELRSNVTVTWNKNVMNCSLSISVENPLDESHYTCKIDIKTWQFWGKKGLKSFEVDGKRVDVYWDFRQAKFSNHAEPLSDYYVALVYNEEVVLMLGDMKMDAFKRTKKRPSLTEPILLCKKENVYGKRSFCAKAMFQNDKTEHDLVIEFSLSGLGDPEMGITIDGFEVIRVMNLNWRFRGNENMKVDDVGVQIFWDVHDWLFSGSSTSHGLFILKPAAEEGGDDKVGDGRHCRGNDGGMYDSPKERSSSTPGFFHVINAWKYE; this is encoded by the coding sequence ATGTTTGCTCATCTTCCAGGAGCTGAGCCAACTAACTATCTGAAACCGTCATCCACGGAGAAAGAAACCGAGGAGCAGACAACAAACAAATCTCCTCAAATCTCTGTCACCTACATCTACACGGTGGAGGTAGCAGAATTGCGCAGCAATGTAACAGTTACATGGAACAAAAATGTTATGAACTGTTCTCTTAGCATTAGTGTAGAAAACCCTTTGGATGAAAGTCATTACACTTGCAAGATTGACATAAAGACTTGGCAATTTTGGGGGAAAAAAGGTCTAAAATCTTTTGAAGTAGATGGAAAAAGAGTAGATGTTTACTGGGATTTTCGACAAGCGAAATTCTCAAACCATGCTGAGCCCTTATCAGATTACTATGTTGCTTTGGTCTACAATGAAGAGGTGGTTTTAATGCTTGGAGATATGAAGATGGATGctttcaagagaaccaaaaagaGACCATCATTGACAGAACCTATATTGCTGTGCAAGAAAGAAAATGTGTATGGGAAGAGATCATTTTGTGCCAAGGCAATGTTCCAAAACGACAAGACAGAACATGACCTCgtcattgaattttctttgtcaggACTAGGTGATCCTGAAATGGGGATTACCATAGACGGATTCGAGGTGATTCGAGTAATGAATTTGAATTGGAGATTTAGAGGCAATGAGAATATGAAAGTGGATGATGTTGGGGTACAGATTTTTTGGGATGTTCATGATTGGTTGTTTAGTGGCTCAAGCACAAGTCATGGACTGTTCATCCTGAAGCCAGCAGCAGAAGAAGGTGGGGATGATAAAGTTGGAGATGGTAGACATTGCAGAGGCAATGATGGAGGCATGTATGATTCACCAAAGGAAAGGTCTTCTTCAACACCAGGGTTTTTCCATGTTATAAATGCTTGGAAATATGAGTAG